CCTTTAACGTCGGGTGCTACCTTTTCCAACACTCCTTTGGAATGTGTCAGTATCTTTGGGtatgcctgactatagggcaatgcacttagccagtataaGATTTCACGGATTGTCCTAGGAGTCCTTGGAGTACTCTCACTATTCCTTTTCTGTAACCCAGTAAAATAGGCACAcgatagaatgtagagcttgaagaAGGCACCGTTTTTGTGCTGGTTAGTATCACTGATTTGGCCAGTAGTACGAGAGGCATTGCCATTCGTGAACACAGTAGCCTGATCAGTGTtaaatgaatccctatgtaTGGTGTGTACAAATCCAGCATAATTCATACCAAAAGGACTTCTGGCGGTATTACCATTCTCGTCCTTCACATCATGACCAAGGCCACCAGGCGCCAGGAATCCCAAGAAAAATATATCCCTAAgcccatcccatataacctTATCTAGTCTATTCTGTGGACCAGCgtcattcaacatttccCTAGGgaaccctagggcctgtaacCACTGTGATAGTgttccatcatctagaccagTGCCATCTAtgatgtgattgttccaaTATGGACTACCCGGGGCGTACTTCCCtgtccaatgcatataagtaatgccactccaaatgagacatactgaccctagtaggatacgggcacattggtgacgGCGGTGGGAGGGGGTCTTACTACCACCCCTCTCCTGTAGATCTGTCCATACGGATTTGATAAGATAATATCCGTCATCCCCTATATATGGAAACGACATTTCTCCATATGCTGACTGATAAGTATCtttgtatatacgatgGCCACCATTATTCGTGCCCTTGTCTTTGTCTTCATCCACACAACTACACTTTGCCTTTTCATTACACTTCCCAGTACAATctttacaacaacacttgcaaCATTTGCCTGCTAAAGCGCATTGACATGTCTCTGCAGTACAGCTGCCACTTTTACAACTACACGTCAGCTGCTTACTACCACTATCcttacaccttgtacacctcCTTCctaggtggtgtccttCATTACTGTCCGCCTTGGGAtctttccatttcatacattgACAGTCCT
This is a stretch of genomic DNA from Babesia bovis T2Bo chromosome 1, whole genome shotgun sequence. It encodes these proteins:
- a CDS encoding variant erythrocyte surface antigen-1 alpha subunit, which encodes MKWKDPKADSNEGHHLGRRCTRCKDSGSKQLTCSCKSGSCTAETCQCALAGKCCKCCCKDCTGKCNEKAKCSCVDEDKDKGTNNGGHRIYKDTYQSAYGEMSFPYIGDDGYYLIKSVWTDLQERGGSKTPSHRRHQCARILLGSVCLIWSGITYMHWTGKYAPGSPYWNNHIIDGTGLDDGTLSQWLQALGFPREMLNDAGPQNRLDKVIWDGLRDIFFLGFLAPGGLGHDVKDENGNTARSPFGMNYAGFVHTIHRDSFNTDQATVFTNGNASRTTGQISDTNQHKNGAFFKLYILSCAYFTGLQKRNSESTPRTPRTIREILYWLSALPYSQAYPKILTHSKGVLEKVAPDVKGTKTLSFNQIGLKHPITVDEYNLFAHFQAVTQYCPLVLIGIQGGIHSTKDTKEPAIHSLYSNTECKFTYPAVPIQAYNQVVHYIRGLFYQLYFLRKQCAVKVTCGGKWRECRYGQGVESKGVISWMCLGCNPMEHDRKGRVEKVKDGLDGVVENMNASEWRKGNETKRDEKLKGAKELITLLEAIGQVVVQLGNAQEALEGKDKDAVLGVKKALEGAKDALGVAKTALEEAVKKGGLDAELKEAKTKLEALTKSSGSLHKLANGSSYHSLH